Below is a window of Vanacampus margaritifer isolate UIUO_Vmar chromosome 11, RoL_Vmar_1.0, whole genome shotgun sequence DNA.
GATGTAGCAATTATATTGGAGTTATTAAAAACTGCCATGctgtttttctgttgtttttttttcttgtgcagTATAAAACCAGTAAGGAGGGAAGCACCATGGGGATCACAGTGATCCATTCAGCCATGCTCGCTCACTGTCACGCTCTCACACAAGCCTGCGGCTACACTGAAGGTGAGTGATGACATCACCATATCTCCTTATTGATTTGTCAATTGCATTAGAATAGATCAATCGCTATGATGTGTTTGCGTCAGGTCTGGATGAGGTCTTTTACCAAAGTTAGAATATAAGGCACCTTCTCGTCTGCTGTGCTTGTCCCAGTTTTGCTCTAAATAACTCTTTTCAGGTCAAGTACCTCTgcagcttttattatttattatgaaatGTGTCTTTGTTGATGTAAAGCTTGTACAATGTCCTTTTGTGACTGACAGCTGAGACCATAACCAACGTGCTGGACTTCAAGAGAGAAGCCGGTTTATGGCATGGGGTTCTCACTGTGAGTGGTAATATTCAGATTCCCAACTTACTAAATCacactttttaaacaaattgtaAACGTATTTGAACACACAATAATTAGCAGAGAtgaaatgtatataaaatactGAATAAATGTAATTGGATTTTAAAAACGAACTGATCTCATTGAAACATGTAAACACAAACCTATatgaaaacaaggaaaaaatgcAAGCATATGAATTAAGAATCAGAATGCATGGCTGCTATTATTACTGATCATTTGTTCTATTTCAAATGTCTTAATTCTAAGCTTATTTACAGTTACATGATGCACGTGATGCCTGATTATTTCCTTGCTTACCTTCTCATTGCAGAGCGTTATGAATCGGATGCATGTGATCAGCATTCCTTACTCCTTAATGAAAGTCAACCCCCTCTCGTGGATACAGAAGGTTCACACATACAAAGGTGAGGGTCTgcctgtgtgagtgtgtgagccatcttagttagttagtttcaTTATTATGACAACCAGAATGAGAATCTCTTAAAAGCGGAGCCCATGGTTGGGTACTTACTTTTAAAAccttaactattttttttaaccagaacTGACATGTTTGAATAGGAATACGAAGAAGTCTGTTGACAGTAATaagtaaacacattttcaaatttagaaatgtagttaatgtaaaaaaaaaaagtacagtacgacatttcattttaactagCTGAAAAGGAACATGGTGTTTATCACAACTCCGCACCGTCAGTCAGGTATGATTATGTCTGTAGTGAGATGTGTCCAACTTGTGTTTGGGTGTCCGCTGACCAGCTGGTGTGGCCGTGGTGAAGTCGAGGGACATGCACTGGTCTCTGCTGGCTCAAAGAGATCAGCGAGACATCAGCTTGAGCTCGCTGCGCATGCTGATTGTAGCCGACGGAGCCAACCCATGTGAGTCCACGTGCGAAAAATTGAACAGTgcacaaaatcccccatttgtCATCAGATTAGTACTGTACATCCTGACTCAATGCGTTGGTGTTTCTCTGTTTTCTACTCTTGGTGTGTGTTGTAAACAATACCATACGGCAGGGTCAATATCGTCCTGCGATGCCTTCCTCAACGTGTTCCAGACACGTGGGCTGCGACCTGAGGTGATCTGTCCATGTGCCAGCTCTTCAGAAGCCATGACTGTCGCCATCCGCAGGTGAGATGACGTTactgcagtttttttgttttgttaacgaGGAATATTCTTTTGGATATGTTGCAGAAGAGTCAGACTCACTCGTAAAAATGCACATTATAGCGagatcatataaaaaaaactgttttttaaaaataatttctccCTTCAacatgctttaaacacatttaaaattattaaaacacaTGTTTAAAACACAGTATTTGAACACCAAAAATTGCAAGCATTAAATGCATAGAAAATACTGTACGTAGTGTCTGTATTTCAGATGCATTAAAGCGTGATCCCCTTAATTGAGTGAATATGACTTTGTCCTTTAGACCTCCAGAGATGGGCGTCCCTTCACCGGGCAAGGCGGTGCTGTCTATGGCTGGGCTGAGCCACAGTGTGATCCGTGTGGACACCGAAGAGAAGCTCTCTGTCCTCACCGTGCAGGATGTGGGACAGGTCATGCCTGGAGGTACCGTATACTCAGTCGCATGTTATACCATCAATTTATACGCGCAGCACATGAAAAATATCCTGATGTTTGATTAAATGGCATTTTGTAGCTTTGGTGTGTGTGGTGCGAGCGGAGGGGACGCCGTACCTCTGTCAGACAGATGAGGTGGGAGAAATCTGCGTGAGCTCGAGATGCACGGGTGCGGCTTATTACGGCCTCCAGGGAATGACCAAGAACATATTCGAGGTTAGTGTTTGTAATTATGCCCAAAAAAGGCATTTCTACATCACCCCAAAATACGATGAACAATATCACACCATTaggagcaataaaaaaaaaagtagtaaacagcagcttttttttccaattgaaaCAGATCATAAACTGCTATATTGGACAGCTTTAGCACCATAAAGCTATTGTTTTAATTGCCATTATTTAATAGTGTTCATATATAGAAGCAGATCTACTCGTCACGTCCCCGGGCGACGTAATAATGGTGTTGAAGTTCCTATGAGTAGTCTAGGAAATAAACTGCATGTTTCCTGATGATTTCATTAAAGGTAAAGCAACGCATTATTTGACACTAAAGTCATACCTTCATTGTCAATCATCTGCTTAAAACACTTAAGTTAGCAATCCAGAAAGTTGTCTTTTGGTTTATTAAacaaagtcagaaaatttaaattaatttgatttaatctCATTTTGTGCCAAATTCAATACTTAATGCGACCTTCAAAGGTGACACTTTAGTAGCTCAAGACTGATGATGTGTTTTGAGAGAGAAAAGGGCATTGTCTTATGCTGTGTTATAAGCAATACTTTTTTATGGTTACTGTAAATTGCAAAAGTATAtgtaatatgtatattttattaaaactcTACTACGTTTTTCCTTATCATTGGCTAATTATTGTGTCTCCCGCTATTAATTGTCACATTTTATCGCAGACCACCCCAGTCACGTCGACTGGAATTCCAGTCAGTGACAAAACCTTCACCCGGACCTCTTTGCTGGGTTTTGTGGGACCAGTAAGTTCTCTCTACCACACAATTAATCCAATGCTTTTAAACCATCATGTTTTCATGTGTATATCTTTTATACGTCGCTGCAATGCTATGattttaattcaacaaaagtcCCAATTTTGTTGCGACTGTCAGATTTTCCATTACAAACATGCACccatattgattaaaaaacaattctaaaaGTGTCTCAATTGAGCCTCTAAAAGTCTTAGATTTACATCTTGATTGCAGAAAGCCTCTTTAATGGTTCAGATGACCTAAATAACACCTTTAATTGAATTGGGCAGCGCTGACAGCACATTCTTCGCTTTGTTGTGCTCCTGAAAATTTCTGAGATGGAATATGCAAATAACTCAGGAAAATTAATGAGGTGTTTGGCCTTTTCCAAGTCAGTGAAGCCAAGAATCAGAATTTGTGCAGCTCACTGACATCTGTCGCATTGATTTGGGGCCAGGCCTCAGTGTGTCTCAGATTTACTCTATATGTAATATGGCAGTCTCAAGTCTAAAATACATCGAGTTGTGGTCAGAAGTTTCCACGATCATTTATTTGAAGCTGTCTTTTTGATGAGCATTTGTAAACGTCTTTGTAGTCAAGTAGATTCCGACCTGGTGGTGAGTTTCAGTCCCTCAGCTAAGGCGAGGTGGTAATGACTTGGGCTCACGGTTCAAGTCCCACTGCGAGGCCATATTGGCAAGTAGTAGCTGTAGAGAGGCTAGTCTGCTTCCTGGCTACTTCCTAGGTGCTCTTGAACAAGGCACACGAACCCGAACTCAAAATGTGCAGAAATGTTTGCACGCATTCACACTCTGACATGTTTCATGGTTCTCTGTTTGGTAtgtaacaaaaatatacagaaGAGTGTAagttaaatttccacttttaagTATTATAATTGGAAAATTCAAAAAGTTGGCCTTGGTTAGCACTTTCCCCTGTTGATTTAAATAAGGATACATTTCTTATTATTGCACTCCATTTTCCTTATGTAATGATAGGAACTCCTCTAATGCAGCATTTTTAAACCATATTTAACTGTTTATACTTTCGCtgtagttaaaggggaagtcaaccttaaacatttcctgacaataaaatgtgacctcactagtctaaacacgacattctgattaatattacatttgtgaaatatgagttatgaatcaaaatccagctgtttatATCCacatcagggggcggccattttgccacttgctattgaTTGAAGATGCCATCACAGTCTcttagggctcaggcaatgaccaatcacagctcacctgttttctgaagctgagctgtgattggttgttacctgagaaactgcgatgtcattttcacgcgacagcaggtggcaaaatggccgccttctgatattgataaaaactgctggattttgctgcttaactcatattccactaacgcaatattaaccatatTTCGACTAATGGatctgcatagaacatattattgccaagaagtttttttggggggggggggggttgacttcccctttaaaattgtCAGCATGCATTTTTCAATATATTGATTTTGTGCTCTTGAGGTAGACACAGGCGAGTTTCAGGGACGTCAAGTTAGCATTGACGGGTTATATCCGAACTGTGCGTTTTCACTGCATTAGCAGATATCCTTTAACATACCAGATTTTATTCCACATTAAGATGAGCTCTAAATCTGATttaaagatagaaaaaaaaatgtgaatagtgTCACTTGAAACAGAAAGTGAATCCAGCCTCATGACTACGATAAATGGCGCCAAACCTTGTGTTCTCCCACCAGGACAGCCTTGTGTTCGTTGTagggaaaatggatggattgatggtgGTGAGTGGGCGGAGGCACAATGCTGACGACGTGGTTGCCACGGCTCTTGCGGTGGAGCCGATGAAGTTTGTTTACAGGGGAAGGTTAGAAGACACAATTTCCCAGTCAGTCCTGCCAGCCAcagcattaggtacacttgcacaatctaaGGAGCTCTAATATGCTCGTGTTAATCACTGTATTCATGTATTATTAAAGGTACAGTTTCATCATGCATTATTAAGGACAGTACACATTGAGTTAGTATTGGTAGAGTTGTGCATTTTGTAAAATTTTATATGAAACTTTGGTCTGTCGAACAAATTGTTAAAATCGCACAACAGATTGTGTTCAATAATTCATACTTCTTCCCTCTTATGGAGCAAAACAAGGTAGAATATTGAATAAAGTCGGATCTCGTCAGATTGTGCAAGTGTCACAATTACTGTGGCAGGTGAGTTTTAAAATCCCCAGATTGTGTTTATGAGAGTTGATTTGCCTGGTGCACTGCAGGATAGCTGTGTTTTCTGTGTCGGTGCTGCACGATGAGAGGATTGTCGTGGTGGCGGAGCAGAGACCGGATGCCTCTGAGGAAGACAGCTTCCAGTGGATGAGTCGCGTCCTTCAGGTGCTGACTCTGCTCCTTTTATTCTTTGGGCAACATTGCGGCAGACGATCAATGccgctttatttatttactatttattagGTTAGACAATGTTGTGTGTACTTTGCTGTAAATTCTTTAGCATACCACTTCAAGTGTATTGGTCTTTATTTCAAATGGCAAATTGATGTGTAATTTACAATTTGCGCAATATCTAATACAAGAGCTCTATCCAAAAATTCGTAAATTATAATACAAGCATTATACCTGTAAtgctttattttgattaaactgTCAAGAGAGGTGTtaattaaacaatgtttattattgtgtttgtagtTTGTCATTCTCATTGACATTTTGGTAACCAATAAGTTCCAcgagtgaataaaaaaaatgttagaaacAGCTCTCAGGATGAGGCAATGCTGTTGTAACCCACTGCACATTAATTACAGTCAGTCCCCCTGCAGTGGATATCACTCATTATAACAATGCAAGCGTTAATAGCCGTActgtatatgaaaataaatgcaaaaacacTTCTCCTGTCTTTCTTCCAGGCCATAGACAGCATCCACCAAGTGGGTGTGTACTGTTTGGCCCTGGTGCCTGCCAACACTCTTCCCAAAGCTCCCCTGGGTGGCATCCACATATCAGAGACCAAACAGCGCTTCCTGGAGGGCGCCTTGCATCCTTGCAACGTCCTAATGTGCCCTCACACGTGCGTCACCAACCTACCCAAGCCGAGGCAAAAGCAGCCGGGTATAGAGCCGCCAAACATGCCTGCTGGAGGAAGACAGTTTGTCTGTTTGGACAGAGTGATGgatgtgtgtgggtgtgcgtgtgcgtgtgctgcACAGAGGTCGGCCCCGCTTCTATGATCGTAGGAAACCTGGTGGCAGGCAAGAGGATAGCGCAGGCCTGCGGGAGAGACGTGACCCAGTTGGAAGACAACGAGCAGGTACTCACCAGGCGAAAAAGTTTTTGCTTTCATGGAATTTTTGCTTACCAGGCAGTTTTTGTGTACGAGCATTAATTTTCGTTTTAAGAAATATTGCCTAATTTTCCTcctatttttgctttaattacgTTGATAACCTCTAAATTCCTGTGCCACCACCAGTATTTTTCATGTCCTGCTAGATGGGATATTATCCATCACTAGCTATGGTTTAGATCCAATTTAAGCTttgagtgagttttttttttaaggggaagtcaacctaccCCCCCAAaacttcttgacaataatatgttttatgcagccccgctTGTCTAAATATGGTAGTGTGTTTAGTggtatatgagttaagcagcaaaacccagccgtttttatccatatccATATAGACTAGTAAAGTcacatattattatcaagaagttattaaggttgacttccactttaaattctttatttatgaTAATTGCAGACCAGTGTGAACAAGTGTTGAATCCCTGTCCGCTGTAGTGAGGTTGAATTTTCCAACAGTAGTACAGTATGttaaaatgcaacaacaacaacaacaacgacaaaAAACTTAAATTGCATAAAAGAGTCAATAACACACTACCAAGAAGTTGTCATCATTCATGCATGTAAggcaaaggttaaaaaaaaaatcctacccCGATCTATATATTTTAAGTCACTGTTGTCTCTATATGTGTCCATGGTTCCTGGCCCTGCTAGTTCCTCTACATTCAAGATGTGCTACAGTGGAGAGCGCAGGCCACTCCGGACCATCAGCTGTTCCTTGTTCTCAATGCCAAGGTACCTCAGGACATCCAATTACTATCTCAGCTCTCAAATGAAAAGCAAGTCttatatttgaataaattacATAATATAATTCAAAGTGTATGAATTCCGCTACAGTGCTGTCCCATGATTGGCTGGCTTTTAAGGCACTACCATGGCCGTAGCAACTTCAATTGATCGTGATTTCACTCAGCATGTACGCATCAATGCATATCATTTGTGATGTGATGTGTAAGGTTATCCGTGATGGCAAAGTGGATCACTGATTCAGACTCAGACTGTAGCGTGTGTATTAGGACCCGACATGGCTGCGTTGACACATTTGCCACGTGCTTCTTTAGGGCACGGTGGCGAGTGCGGCGTCCTGCCTACAGCTCCACAAGCGGGCCGAGCGGGTGGCCGCAGCCCTGATGGGACGTCTCAACACCGGTGACCACGTCGCACTTGTCTACACGCCAGGTATTCACAACAGAGCCTTGaggctcctctttttttaatataatcagTCATCTCAACAGCCTGTGAAAGCAGTAAagctatgttcacactgcatgtcttaatgctcaattccgtTTTTGGGGTGACatccgaatttttttttaggagtaagtgttcacattacctattaattgcgacctctGCCTTTCTGCTGTGTGAACATATGTGTCCcaaaagtgacccgcatgcgcagaagaagaaaaaacgtcactcacaacgctgtgtttgcggaagtaaatacgtatggtccaACGTTTtgtcggggctcatatttttaccatctcatatctacagagtgAGGGGAGAAGatagaaataataatttgtgaaaatgcggAGAGCCTGTTTGAGCTCCCCATCTCACGGAGAACCTCTCCTTTTTCTCACTCCTGACGATGAagtcacgtcattgccgcgcataaataaatgagtaaatTACTAATATCATCACAAGTGTCAACTttatgtttcaagtgggattaaattaaagtctaATATAAAGTCACTACTAttactcgaaacaactttgctGATTCACTTACGTctcggatatatgcgacctggccaTTCAGACTGCGGtggcattgcaaaaattcggatacgtatccgatctgGGACCACACATGAAAGTGACCTAGGtcaaataggaaaaaaatgtgaactgaGCTGTtaagactgacataaaaaagtcgGATACAGGTCCcatttgggggagaaaaaaaaatccgatctgggtcgcatttgtCTGCAGTGTGAACGTCGCTTAAGTGGCTTTGTTTCTGCGCAGGGATCGACCTTATTGCCACCTTCTATGGCTGCTTGTATGCTGGCTGTGTCCCAGTGACGGTCAGACCGCCACATCCGCAGAACCTGGCCACCACCCTTCCCACCGTCAAGATGATTGTTGAGGTAAGTCGACCggggttgggaaaaaaaattattaaagacAATGCCTTTTTCAAGATGACTCGTGCGTGTGTGGGTGGTAAAGAATGGCCAGTGGTGGTAGTGGTATTTCATTCTCAACTGCTGAAATATAGACTATTGATTACtacaggttgttttttttttactacatagTCCATTTTACAATTCACACTTACTGTAGCTTTATTTACATGAAGCACGATGCAGTCAGTGGTCTATCCATGTGTTACAGGTCAGTAAGTCAGTGTGCATCTTGACCACTCAAGCAATAATGAAGCTACTGAAATCCAAAGAGGCCGCCGCTGCAGTGGACGTCAAGAGCTGGCCAATGGTCCTTGACACAGGTGAGCTACAATACACACGGACGCTTTTACTTCATGTTCTCCCGCTGACAAATTTGAGTTCTAAATTTGTCGATTCAGATGACCTCCCCAGGAAGAAAAGCCCTCAGATTTACAAGCCCCCAACTCCAGAGATGTTAGCATACCTTGACTTTAGCGTTTCCACCACGGGCATCCTAGCAGGAGTCAAGGTGGGTGCTGGAGATACTaaggattgtttttattttatttttcatttttacaaattgtcTTTATGGTATGGCTGAATCTCATTTGGTCTATTAGATGTCCCATGCAGCCACTGGTGCCTTGTGCCGCTCCATCAAGCTGCAGTGTGAGCTTTACCCTTCTCGCCAGATAGCCATCTGTCTGGACCCATATTGCGGCCTGGGCTTCGCTCTCTGGTGCCTGTGCAGGTGAGCCATTGTCATACATTAGGGCTGTGCAagtaattgaaattcaattacaactccacaattacaaaatcagcataatcgtaaaaaaaaagattattaatacaaatttttgagttgtttatacagtacaggccaaaagtttggacacatgacaggttactttgtagattcttactgaaggcatcaaaactatgtatgaactgatgtgtagttatgtatttaacaaaaaaaaaaggtgaaataactgaaaacatgttttatattatagattcttcaaaaaagCCATCTTTTGCCCCTGGTTCcgtttttgcatactcttggcaTTCTTACCGCTAAaaactccttaaagactgttgaATAACCCTTTCAGATGACTGACTTACCTTTTGAAGGTCATCGAGaaaatgccaagaatgtgcaagaaagtaatcagagaaaagggtgaCTATTTATTGATggacttattttattattgtcacctttttttgagtacataactccacatgtgtttgttttgatgccttcagtgagattctacaatgtacatagtcatgaaaataaagcaaatgtattgaatgagaaggcgtgtccaaacttttggcctgtactgtatatatacatttgcacctttttcctTGCATACTTATTGTGTTTCAAATAATCTTATTTctcttaatattttgtttttgttttttacgtttaaacattttcttgttttgtaccaaaaaaataaatgatcgtcttACTCCACAGTGCACAtgcaagtttttgccaacataaataaatgaatatatattagtataaatgtatattataaaggaacttacataattatagtgtttctatttttttttaattgttcttaatatttttaaatgcttaaacatgttcttgttttgtaccgaaaaaaataatcgtttgaataatcatgatttcaattattgccaaaataatcataattattatttttcccataatcgagcagccctaccaTACATCATATCACAATTTTACTGTTTACTTTATTGAccgtatgtcttttttttttttttttcaggggagctcagtattgttcattcgatttgacatcatcattgctctcctttttttttaaaaaacaaataaattaaaaaaaattaataaatgttttttttattattattattttttaaatatacatacatatatatacatatacacatatatatatatatatatatatatatatatttttttttttttgtatgtgggtgagtatgtgtatgtgcgtgtgtgtgtgcgtgcatgcgtgcgagtgtgtgtgtattcatcagttcacctaaagcccattaaaaaaagtcccatactaataatataatataataataaattgccaaatgcagaaacatcaatgtaagttatcacgatgtagtggctctcgctaacagacagaattaagtaaccagaattaggttaaaaaattctatatacgtagaccatgtttctataaattgaCCGTATGTCTTATATCACTCcatatatgtttgtgtgttgcAGTGTGTACTCTGGCCACCAGTCCATTCTGGTTCCCCCTCTGGAACTGGAAAGCAACGTTTCTGTTTGGCTGGCCGCCGTCAGCCAGTACAAAGTGCGCGTCACTTTCTGCTCCTACTCAGTCATGGAAATGTGCACCAAAGGCCTGGGCTCGCAGACGGAAGCACTACGGGTGAGTGTGACTCGTTTCAAGATcaaatataagaaaataaagaaaacacaactcATTTTCATCAATTCTATCATGTTTTTTGCCTTCTTTAtcaaattgaaaaattaaaaagtcatttttaataacATGTCTCCTTAAgtattgaaataaatgtgtaaCTCTTTTCCCGTGTACAGCTGCGGAACGTCAACCTGTCGTGTGTGCGCACGTGCATGGTGGTAGCGGAAGAGAGGCCTCGCATAGCTCTCACGCAGTCCTTCTCCAAGATCTTCAAGGACCTGGGGCTTTCGGCGCGCGCCGTCAGCACCACCTTCGGCTGCAGGGTGAACGTGGCCATCTGTTTGCAGGTTAGCATACGTCAGGCAGGACTTGACCTGTTTCTTAACTGCGTGCATGGGGAGAAATTGTTCCACGGAAAAGCTGTACAACAACATTTGGTACACCAGCACAATCTTGAGATGCTCACTCACTTATGATTGACGCTGTCGAGAAtggtagtaaaataaataaataaattaggggttgtcaggtgattaatttttttttttttttataattaatcgcatgacttcaatagttaactcacgattaattgcaaattttagatctgttctaaatgtacaataaaatacttttttctaagttttcatactcttgttgacataaaagtggaaaaaatgttaaaactaatagaaatatgtctgcatcttttGGTCCTTGATAcagtcaaaattaaaaagtttgatgttaatttgtgttggtcattatcctgccactagatggcataattgcatttgtgagacattggtgacagctcagtgcatttttcttttcataataacAGCTATCTAATCATGAAGTTACAAATGatccacatttttaaaattgtaaaatacagcttgaccccagtctccacaaatatatgcgttattattaaatttattactgctaaattttcacGTGGATGTGCCTGCTGAGTTGCGAttggaattctcccagtactgctggcttttcaagtaaggggcagtcattaaccGTGCGTTTAAAAAGAATTAGTGGCTTAAAGAaacattaaattaactcaaaattaacacattcattttgacacccctaaaaaaatttataaaaagttTAGACATGATCTTGTGTTAGTGATAGCTGgactggaccttttttttttttttttaaacaaagtctaggtattatttttagattgtgcaagtgtacctaatgttgtgactgTCTATCCTGTGCCAATgtttaaatgtgattattttgggTCTAAATTCATTTCCTCTCTGGATTCTttctttgtttagttttgtgtgcatgtgttgtgtTGGAGTGTGCGTCCACGTGTATACataaacacataaaaatgtattttatttatgtgtccCGTCAGCCCAACAGGTTAGGGAAACTGATGGAGCAGGTACTGTCAGACAAGAGTGGTTGCTTGCTCTTTTGGGGGGGGCTGTTGCTGTTTTTCCAtgcgtgtgtgtctgcgtgttTGTCTCTgccttcatgtttttttctttatcgtGACAAGAAATCAGCTCCATTTTGCTACAAACTTGTTTGCGGCCAGGTCTGCTATTCTCTCTGCATCGGCTGCCTCTCGGATGCCTTCATGCCGCCTGCGCTGCTTTACATTAGAGCAAGGAATCGAGGAATATTTTCAGTAATATTTGAACTTCAACAAGTCAACCACTACATGtgtatataaaattaaaatacatataggAAAGTTAATGTATTTTAGTGGTTCAACGTGAAACTCCCATATTATACACATCACAATAAAGCACATTTTGATTGAAAAGACCAACTCCTAACtagattatttatatttattttctttataatcaTGATTATACTCTTGTTTGTAATAGATCTAATAagtttcactttaaaaaaaaaaaaaccttatgaAAAAGCTTTCCATTGTAATCTAGGTCAGtagttcagaattttttttt
It encodes the following:
- the LOC144060242 gene encoding disco-interacting protein 2 homolog A-like isoform X1, yielding MAERSAGLLTVTLEPTPAVAMTLPAEVRAKLAELELELSEGDITQKGYEKKRGKLLAPYIPQIQGVDPALQLDSRIQASSQAVLSASKHNKSRAANARDERFRSDLHTEAVQAALAKYKERKMPMPSKRRSVLVQSSVEACTPPDTSSASEDEGSLRRKGRLANSTPNQSHSHPAVEHWFNRVIQGSSTSSSASSTSSHPGGRSVTTSTNANSIPLNANTKATALADLMSHTHIDNHIAPPDVTGLSERSSLHVEQSHIASVRGVSRSYNHHTSIMETADGCEWRGEGSLSLINGVPVNSRVSSKIQQLLNTLKRPKRPPLREFFVDDFEELMDVQQPNPNQPKPEGQLMCPLEGDPLGVVTNWPPSLTAALQRWGTTQPKSPCLTALDNAGKPVYTLTYGKLWTRSQKLAYTLLNKLSTRSEPLLMPGDRVALVFPNNDPVMFMVAFYGCLLAELVPVPIEVPLTRKDAGSQQIGFLLGSCGVTLALTTDACQKGLPKAQTGEVATFKGWPRLLWFVTDGKHVVKPPKDWHPPIREASNEIAYIEYKTSKEGSTMGITVIHSAMLAHCHALTQACGYTEAETITNVLDFKREAGLWHGVLTSVMNRMHVISIPYSLMKVNPLSWIQKVHTYKAGVAVVKSRDMHWSLLAQRDQRDISLSSLRMLIVADGANPWSISSCDAFLNVFQTRGLRPEVICPCASSSEAMTVAIRRPPEMGVPSPGKAVLSMAGLSHSVIRVDTEEKLSVLTVQDVGQVMPGALVCVVRAEGTPYLCQTDEVGEICVSSRCTGAAYYGLQGMTKNIFETTPVTSTGIPVSDKTFTRTSLLGFVGPDSLVFVVGKMDGLMVVSGRRHNADDVVATALAVEPMKFVYRGRIAVFSVSVLHDERIVVVAEQRPDASEEDSFQWMSRVLQAIDSIHQVGVYCLALVPANTLPKAPLGGIHISETKQRFLEGALHPCNVLMCPHTCVTNLPKPRQKQPEVGPASMIVGNLVAGKRIAQACGRDVTQLEDNEQFLYIQDVLQWRAQATPDHQLFLVLNAKGTVASAASCLQLHKRAERVAAALMGRLNTGDHVALVYTPGIDLIATFYGCLYAGCVPVTVRPPHPQNLATTLPTVKMIVEVSKSVCILTTQAIMKLLKSKEAAAAVDVKSWPMVLDTDDLPRKKSPQIYKPPTPEMLAYLDFSVSTTGILAGVKMSHAATGALCRSIKLQCELYPSRQIAICLDPYCGLGFALWCLCSVYSGHQSILVPPLELESNVSVWLAAVSQYKVRVTFCSYSVMEMCTKGLGSQTEALRLRNVNLSCVRTCMVVAEERPRIALTQSFSKIFKDLGLSARAVSTTFGCRVNVAICLQGTAGPDPTTVYVDMRALRHDRVRLVERGSPHSLPLMESGKILPGVKVIIANTETKGPLGDSHLGEIWVSSPHNATGYYTVYGEEALHADHFNTKLSFGDTHTVWARTGYLGFLRRTELTDASGERHDALYVVGSVDETLELRGMRYHPIDIETSVIRSHKSIAECAVFTWTNLLVVVVELEGSEQEALDLVALVTNVVLEEHYLIVGVVVVVDPGVIPINSRGEKQRMHLRDGFLADQLDPIYVAYNM